One genomic window of Mercenaria mercenaria strain notata chromosome 2, MADL_Memer_1, whole genome shotgun sequence includes the following:
- the LOC123564766 gene encoding uncharacterized protein LOC123564766, with protein sequence MSESETESTGSISSSWCSNHRTEDLNTDENDVEDGENDDDDECDDDDDDENEIDAMAVALSPSQGPIVNPFRFDSGMSIIKRADQCTVYERSHVVNTYQQMSPDLHNHFIGQGNDFLRTKVKQLKPVYVESRGARECAYILESENSLVIVGNPGEGKTTAAIMTMDKLAKTGYQPIIITSPKEWNSKVVQAEKTEKLVIFIDDMFGTVGVDENKVNEWIAMNEVISQLLEKRTGSFKIICTVRRKVYKAVKQRIKRFRWFKSFRMVDISDKTYALSESEKTELLQKYFKHYKVPKGRQCLIAAKADPPHGFAHCVELYCTEPHCLRMGISFFMSPLSAVEREIQILYETLSTQYYALLLIHLSPGQKVTVDIMSGEEELDQTLLNKARLLSKLPTRDGMDIIRAIEKMTDNYLREEDDGSVGFRHDTVSEMVGVIATRNSPIPAVNYLSLQFLSEKTKYVAYKEDDKDEVAILPKKCTLKLVKRITEALFNGEAFAACKHHAWENVNFVYAWLDHVKKNKSDKHEGNTLLDDVLTMSLEIYQVMQRNSNSGPEEVHVGLMFLLYLNKKEMAREEIMNFYQKQTLEESERLIKFRQEQRCPSGRKLKRVYSQEEELENTAIN encoded by the exons TGAATCTGAGACAGAATCCACAGGCTCAATAAGCTCTAGCTGGTGTTCAAACCACAGGACAGAGGACCTGAACACTGATGAAAATGATGTTGAAGATGGAGAAAATGATGACGACGATGagtgtgatgatgatgatgatgatgaaaatgagaTAGATGCCATGGCTGTTGCATTATCACCAAGTCAGGGACCGATTGTTAATCCGTTTAGGTTTG ATAGCGGGATGTCCATCATAAAAAGAGCCGATCAGTGCACAGTATATGAGAGGTCACACGTAGTAAACACATACCAACAAATGAGTCCGGATTTGCACAATCACTTCATCg GGCAAGGGAACGACTTCCTTAGAACAAAAGTGAAACAACTTAAACCAGTCTATGTGGAATCAAGAGGTGCAAGGGAATGCGCTTATATCTTAGAGAGTGAGAATTCATTAGTTATTGTCGGAAACCCTGGTGAAGGAAAGACGACGGCGGCAATCATGACGATGGACAAGCTTGCAAAGACAGGATACCAACCAATTATAATAACATCTCCAAAAGAATGGAATAGCAAGGTGGTACAAGCCGAGAAGACGGAAAAACTTGTTATTTTTATAGATGACATGTTTGGAACTGTTGGTGTGGATGAGAACAAGGTAAACGAATGGATAGCAATGAACGAGGTGATCAGTCAACTTCTTGAAAAGAGAACTGGATCTTTTAAGATCATATGCACTGTAAGAAGGAAAGTATACAAGGCTGTAAAACAGAGGATTAAGAGATTCAGGTGGTTCAAATCCTTTCGAATGGTTGACATTTCAGATAAGACATATGCACTTAGCGAAAGTGAAAAGACAGAGCTTCttcagaaatatttcaaacattacaagGTTCCGAAAGGGAGGCAATGTCTTATTGCTGCTAAAGCAGATCCACCTCATGGATTCGCACACTGTGTAGAGTTGTATTGTACCGAACCGCATTGCTTAAGGATGGGTATTTCATTCTTTATGTCTCCCTTGTCTGCAGTGGAGagagaaattcaaattttatacgAAACCCTATCAACTCAGTACTACGCTTTGTTGCTGATACATCTTTCACCGGGGCAAAAGGTAACAGTTGACATCATGTCTGGCGAAGAAGAACTCGACCAAACACTGCTTAACAAGGCAAGGCTGTTGTCAAAACTGCCAACTAGGGATGGAATGGACATTATACGGGCTATTGAAAAAATGACAGACAACTATTTAAGAGAAGAAGACGACGGATCTGTTGGATTTAGGCACGATACCGTTAGTGAGATGGTTGGTGTTATTGCTACAAGAAACAGTCCGATTCCTGCTGTAAACTACTTGAGTTTGCAGTTTTTATCAGAGAAAACAAAGTATGTGGCATATAAAGAAGACGACAAGGATGAAGTCGCTATCTTGCCAAAGAAATGCACGCTCAAACTTGTTAAAAGAATAACTGAAGCTCTCTTTAATGGCGAGGCTTTTGCAGCATGTAAGCATCATGCTTGGGAAAACGTTAATTTTGTATACGCATGGTTGGACCATGTCAAGAAAAACAAATCAGACAAGCATGAAGGCAATACTTTATTAGATGATGTGTTGACAATGTCATTAGAAATTTATCAAGTCATGCAAAGGAATTCGAATTCTGGACCCGAGGAAGTTCATGTGGGATTAATGTTTCttctatatttaaacaaaaaagagATGGCAAGAGAGGAGATAATGAATTTCTACCAAAAGCAAACTTTGGAAGAAAGCGAGAGACTCATAAAATTTAGACAAGAACAGAGATGTCCTTCTGGAAGGAAACTGAAACGTGTATATTCACAAGAAGAAGAGTTGGAAAACACTGCCATCAACTAG